In Candidatus Nitrospira nitrosa, the genomic stretch TGCACTCGCCAAGAAGGCACTTGGACGGTTGGTGAGCTCGTTGAATTAACGGGGTGTACTTGAGCTATTTTGGGTTCTCCTCTTTCTCCGGATGAACAGCAGATCAATCCCATGAACCAAACAAACCCCAAACCCATTCTTGTGGCCGTGACTGATCTCTTCTTCTACACCAAAGTCCGCGATGCATTGCGCCAACCGGACTATCAGCTTGAAAAAGTTCGCGTGCAGCAGGATATTATCGATAAAACCCTTGCGGTGAGCCCCAGGGCTATCATCCTCAATATGAACGACTTGACCATTAATGCCTTTCACGCATTGGAACAGCTCAAAGCGGATCCACGACTGAAAGATATTCCAACCCTGGCCTTTGCCAATCACGAAGAGGTCGAAGCTTGGAATCGTGCAAGAGCGCTCGGTGTGACGAAGGTCGTCTCCCGCAATGAATTTTCAGCCCGAACCAGAGAGTTGGTTGAAGAGGTCATCAACTCCTCAGTCTTCAAGTCATAAGGTGGAGGACTTTCGACTGAAAGACCTTTAGTCGACCTCCTCACAGAAAGTGAACATGAAACACTCACGCCTTCACCAACAACATAGCCAACTGGGCGCGACATTTGAGGAGATCACTGGGTGGGAGATGCCAGTGCACTATGGAGACGTAGCGGCAGAGCATCGTGCTGTCCGCGAAGCCGTTGGAATAACCGACCTCTCCCATCGCGGCAAGCTTCGGGTCACGGGTGAGGATCGCGTAAAGTGGTTGCAAAGCGTCATCAGCAACGACATCCTTCCCCTCCAAGCCGGACAAGGCCTCTATTCCAGCTTATTAACCCACAAAGGCAAGATGCTCACGTACTTCCGCCTGTACATGCACAGCGACACAGTTATAGTGGAAGACGTCGGCGAGATTGGTGAAGCCACATTCCAAGCACTCCGCAAATTCCTGCTTTATGGGACCAAGGCCAAGATGGAGAACTGCGCCGAGACGTGGGGGCTCTTGTTGGTCAGCGGCCCCAAAGCCACTCAGGTCATT encodes the following:
- a CDS encoding response regulator, whose product is MNQTNPKPILVAVTDLFFYTKVRDALRQPDYQLEKVRVQQDIIDKTLAVSPRAIILNMNDLTINAFHALEQLKADPRLKDIPTLAFANHEEVEAWNRARALGVTKVVSRNEFSARTRELVEEVINSSVFKS